A genomic segment from Rickettsia endosymbiont of Lasioglossum villosulum encodes:
- a CDS encoding VacJ family lipoprotein, which yields MRILIILSIILCSLFAKADLEYVDDDIYNYNGSSNINGCREVYDPYEKFNRKIFAFNSVLDYILRPLAVGYKNLTNDYMKARVNSFVGNIDMPLTAVNYGLQLNYDKTMKSVWRFIINTTLGVGGLFDVASKVGLPSDRQTFGNTLAHYGVGPGPYLVLPIIGSTNARDMTDPIFTNYALNPLMYYTHKDFELSVLAVSKINDRYNVLSFSDYVMKNSLDPYATIRSALHQAREASVQYPKNFKCPKPKNVNSN from the coding sequence ATGAGAATACTAATTATACTTTCGATTATCCTATGTTCATTATTTGCAAAAGCTGATCTTGAATATGTAGATGATGACATATATAACTATAATGGTAGCAGTAATATTAATGGTTGCCGAGAAGTTTACGATCCATACGAAAAATTTAACCGTAAAATTTTTGCGTTTAACTCAGTATTAGATTATATCTTGCGTCCTTTAGCTGTTGGGTATAAAAACCTTACAAATGATTATATGAAAGCAAGGGTTAATAGTTTTGTTGGTAATATTGATATGCCACTTACTGCTGTAAATTATGGGCTTCAGCTAAATTATGATAAGACTATGAAAAGCGTATGGCGGTTTATTATTAACACTACGCTTGGCGTTGGTGGGTTATTTGATGTGGCTAGTAAAGTAGGGCTACCATCAGATCGTCAAACTTTTGGTAATACTCTTGCACATTATGGAGTAGGTCCAGGTCCTTATTTGGTGTTACCGATAATAGGTAGTACTAATGCAAGGGATATGACTGATCCAATATTTACTAATTATGCACTTAATCCTTTAATGTATTATACCCATAAAGATTTTGAATTAAGTGTTTTAGCAGTGAGTAAAATAAATGATAGATATAATGTATTATCATTTAGTGATTATGTTATGAAGAATTCGTTAGACCCTTATGCTACTATCAGATCGGCATTACACCAAGCTCGTGAAGCATCTGTTCAATATCCTAAAAACTTTAAATGCCCTAAACCTAAAAACGTAAATTCTAATTAA
- a CDS encoding RluA family pseudouridine synthase, translating to MLEYSVPTELSGLRLDKALSQLLENVSRNQIQKAIKSSCVQINNVIILDSDILVKENDIILFSFKEPEELTIEAADIKLDIVYEDEDLIVINKAAGMTVHPGAGHHDDTLVNALLHHTKNLSDIGSSERPGIVHRLDKDTTGLMVVAKNNKAHMLLANQIEQRQVVRKYKALVWGVINPLEGTIKNNIGRSRSNRQKMTILKYGGKEAVTYYKTLELFYGGSISMVECKLATGRTHQIRVQLSHLKHSVVGDQTYGNNDRKINHAPPELKAKLLDFKRQALHSWYLSFTHPTSNEVMEFSCDLPEDMKVVISTDALHKFIELKKRAPLGNEEDILEMKNLGRK from the coding sequence ATGTTAGAATATTCTGTACCTACTGAACTAAGCGGCTTAAGGCTTGATAAAGCTTTATCTCAGCTTCTTGAAAATGTCTCACGCAACCAGATTCAAAAAGCAATTAAAAGTTCTTGTGTACAAATTAACAATGTGATTATTCTCGATTCTGATATTTTGGTCAAGGAGAATGATATTATATTATTCTCTTTCAAAGAACCAGAAGAGTTAACAATAGAAGCAGCTGACATAAAACTTGATATAGTTTATGAAGATGAAGATTTAATAGTTATCAACAAAGCTGCCGGTATGACTGTCCACCCAGGGGCAGGACATCATGATGATACGCTTGTTAATGCCCTACTCCACCATACAAAAAACCTATCCGATATCGGTTCATCAGAAAGACCTGGAATAGTGCATCGTTTAGATAAGGACACGACGGGCTTGATGGTAGTTGCTAAAAATAATAAAGCACATATGTTGCTTGCCAATCAGATTGAACAAAGGCAGGTCGTACGGAAATATAAGGCTTTAGTTTGGGGAGTAATTAATCCGTTAGAGGGAACGATTAAAAATAATATAGGTCGCAGTCGAAGCAATCGGCAAAAAATGACGATATTGAAGTATGGTGGGAAAGAAGCCGTAACTTACTACAAAACTCTAGAGCTATTTTATGGAGGTAGCATTAGTATGGTAGAATGTAAGCTTGCTACCGGCAGAACTCATCAGATTAGAGTGCAGCTAAGCCATTTAAAGCATTCAGTGGTTGGTGATCAAACATACGGCAATAACGACCGAAAAATTAACCATGCTCCACCTGAACTAAAGGCAAAGTTACTAGACTTCAAACGCCAAGCTTTGCACTCTTGGTATTTAAGCTTTACTCATCCAACCAGTAATGAAGTTATGGAATTCTCTTGCGATTTGCCCGAGGATATGAAAGTGGTTATATCTACTGATGCATTACACAAATTTATTGAACTTAAAAAACGAGCTCCTTTGGGTAATGAAGAAGATATTTTAGAAATGAAAAATCTAGGTAGAAAATAA
- a CDS encoding citrate synthase — MTSENTNSEFAELKIRDKIFKLPILKASIGQDVIDISKVYSEADCFTYDPGFMSTASCRSTITYIDGDQGILQHRGYDIKDLAEKSDFLEVAYLLIYGELPNSKQYNDFTKKVAHHALVNERLHYLFQTFCSSSHPMAIMLAAVGSLSAFYPDLLNFFKEADYELTAIRMIAKIPTIVAMSYKYSIGQPFVYPDNSLDFTENFLHMMFATPCEKYKVNPVIKNALNKIFILHADHEQNASTSTVRIAGSSGANPFACVSTGIASLWGPAHGGANEAVINMLKEIGSVENIPKYIAKAKDKNDNFRLMGFGHRVYKNYDPRAAVLKETCKEVLKELGQLDNNPLLQIAIELEAIALKDEYFIERKLYPNVDFYSGIIYKAMGISPQMFTVLFATARTVGWMAQWKEMHEDPEQKISRPRQLYTGQVHREYKTIKER; from the coding sequence ATGACCAGTGAAAACACTAATTCCGAATTTGCTGAATTAAAGATTAGAGATAAAATATTCAAATTACCCATACTGAAAGCAAGTATTGGGCAGGATGTAATTGATATTAGTAAAGTATATTCTGAAGCGGATTGCTTTACTTACGATCCGGGTTTTATGTCTACTGCTTCGTGTAGATCAACTATAACTTATATAGATGGTGATCAAGGGATTTTGCAGCATCGTGGTTATGATATAAAAGATTTAGCCGAAAAAAGCGATTTTTTAGAGGTGGCATATTTATTGATTTATGGGGAATTACCAAATAGTAAGCAGTATAATGATTTTACTAAAAAGGTTGCTCATCATGCGTTAGTTAATGAAAGATTACATTATTTATTCCAAACGTTTTGTAGCTCTTCGCATCCTATGGCTATTATGCTTGCGGCGGTTGGTTCTCTTTCGGCATTTTATCCTGATTTGCTGAATTTTTTTAAAGAAGCAGATTATGAACTTACAGCTATTAGAATGATAGCTAAAATACCAACTATTGTTGCAATGTCTTATAAATACTCTATAGGTCAGCCTTTTGTTTATCCCGATAATTCTTTAGATTTTACTGAAAATTTCTTGCATATGATGTTTGCCACACCTTGTGAAAAATATAAAGTAAATCCAGTAATAAAAAATGCCTTAAACAAGATATTTATTTTACATGCTGATCATGAGCAAAATGCTTCTACTTCAACAGTTAGAATTGCCGGCTCATCGGGAGCTAACCCTTTTGCTTGCGTCAGTACTGGTATTGCATCGCTTTGGGGACCTGCTCATGGCGGGGCTAATGAAGCAGTGATAAATATGCTGAAAGAAATAGGCAGTGTAGAGAATATACCCAAATATATAGCGAAGGCTAAAGATAAAAATGATAATTTTAGGCTAATGGGCTTTGGTCATCGTGTATATAAAAACTATGATCCGCGTGCTGCAGTGCTTAAAGAGACCTGCAAGGAGGTGTTAAAAGAATTAGGGCAGCTAGATAACAACCCATTACTACAAATAGCTATAGAGCTTGAAGCTATTGCTCTTAAAGATGAGTATTTTATTGAGAGAAAATTATATCCAAACGTTGATTTTTATTCGGGTATTATTTATAAAGCGATGGGTATATCCCCGCAGATGTTCACAGTGCTTTTTGCCACAGCAAGAACAGTAGGCTGGATGGCACAATGGAAAGAGATGCACGAAGACCCTGAGCAGAAAATCAGCAGACCAAGGCAGCTTTATACTGGTCAAGTTCATAGAGAATATAAGACTATTAAAGAGAGATAA
- the trmB gene encoding bifunctional peptide chain release factor N(5)-glutamine methyltransferase PrmC/tRNA (guanosine(46)-N7)-methyltransferase TrmB, translating to MQYSIQEFLNEGAYKLQQIGVSNPKLEARILLQHTINKSYEYLLANPEKQLNQLEMETFEKALERRLKHEPIAYILGNKEFYSREFIVNKHVLIPRNDTEILVDAVIGLFKPSLRANEMSVAISGKIPEIASSTPIASSRNDNFHILELGTGSGCISISLLLELPNSQITATDISADAIEVTKSNAIKHDVTDRLQIIHSDWFENIGKQKFDLIVSNPPYISINEKPEMAIETINYEPSIALFAEEEGLLSYKIIAENAKKFLKQNGKIILEIGYKQADQVSQIFLDHGYVIDNIHQDLQSHNRVIEISLIQLNRSYARRIGKSLSGIQQNLLDNELPKYLFSKEKLISEKRQIFLEIGFGMGEHFINQAKMNPDKLFIGVEVYLNGVANVLKLAEEQNITNFLLFPNNLDFILHDLPNNSLNGIYILFPDPWIKNRQKKKRILNKERLTILQTKLKNKGSLIFTSDIENYFEEVVELIKQNSNFQITNEDNYSKPHDNYIITKYHQKAINESRTPQFLKAIFSNIISINSKKY from the coding sequence ATGCAATATTCTATACAAGAGTTTCTTAACGAAGGAGCTTATAAATTACAACAAATTGGGGTTAGTAATCCAAAATTAGAAGCACGAATTTTATTGCAGCATACTATCAATAAATCATATGAATATCTGCTTGCTAATCCTGAAAAACAACTAAACCAGCTAGAAATGGAAACTTTCGAAAAAGCATTAGAAAGAAGACTAAAGCACGAGCCGATAGCCTATATTTTAGGGAACAAAGAATTCTACTCACGTGAGTTTATCGTTAATAAGCACGTATTAATTCCAAGAAACGATACGGAAATTTTGGTGGATGCTGTTATAGGTTTATTCAAACCGTCATTGCGAGCGAATGAAATGAGCGTGGCAATCTCAGGCAAAATTCCTGAGATTGCTTCGTCGACGCCTATAGCGTCTTCTCGCAATGACAATTTTCATATACTCGAACTCGGTACGGGTAGCGGTTGCATCTCTATCAGCTTATTACTCGAACTACCGAATAGTCAAATAACCGCAACTGATATAAGTGCTGATGCGATAGAGGTTACAAAAAGTAATGCCATAAAGCATGATGTAACGGACCGTTTGCAAATTATTCATAGCGATTGGTTTGAGAATATTGGAAAACAAAAATTTGATCTTATAGTTAGCAACCCGCCATATATATCTATAAACGAAAAGCCTGAAATGGCAATTGAGACAATAAATTATGAGCCATCTATTGCTTTATTTGCCGAAGAAGAGGGCTTGCTGAGCTATAAAATCATAGCAGAGAATGCTAAAAAATTTCTAAAGCAAAATGGTAAAATTATATTAGAAATAGGATATAAACAAGCAGATCAAGTTAGCCAAATCTTTTTAGATCATGGTTATGTTATTGATAATATCCATCAAGATTTGCAATCTCATAATAGAGTAATAGAAATATCTTTAATTCAGCTAAATCGCTCATATGCAAGACGCATCGGGAAGAGCCTGTCAGGAATACAACAAAATTTATTAGATAACGAACTGCCAAAATATTTATTTTCAAAAGAAAAGCTTATTAGTGAAAAACGTCAAATTTTTCTCGAGATTGGCTTTGGCATGGGCGAGCATTTCATCAATCAAGCTAAGATGAATCCAGATAAGCTTTTTATCGGCGTGGAGGTATATCTAAACGGTGTTGCGAATGTTTTAAAACTTGCAGAAGAGCAGAATATTACAAACTTCTTATTATTTCCCAATAATTTAGATTTTATATTACATGATTTACCAAATAATAGCTTAAACGGAATTTATATTTTATTTCCTGATCCTTGGATAAAAAATAGGCAGAAAAAGAAACGTATTTTAAATAAAGAACGCTTAACGATTCTACAGACTAAGCTGAAAAATAAAGGTAGCTTGATCTTTACTTCTGATATTGAAAATTATTTTGAGGAAGTAGTAGAATTAATTAAACAAAATAGTAATTTCCAAATTACTAATGAGGATAATTATTCAAAACCACACGATAATTATATAATAACCAAATACCACCAAAAAGCTATTAATGAAAGCAGAACACCCCAATTTTTAAAGGCTATATTTTCAAATATTATTTCTATAAATAGTAAAAAATACTAA
- a CDS encoding pyridoxal phosphate-dependent aminotransferase produces the protein MSIISTRLNAIKPSPTLAVVRKTLELKRAGIDIIALGAGEPDFDTPDNIKEAAIKAIKDGFTKYTNVEGIPALKEAIQAKFKRENNIDYDLDEIIVSTGGKQVIYNLFMASLNKDDEVIIPAPYWVSYPDMVLLAEGTPVFANCGIESNFKLSGEALEQLITPKTKWLIINSPSNPTGASYSHSELENIAEILRKHPHVNVMSDDIYEHITFDGFKFYTLAEIAPDLKDRIFTVNGVSKAYSMTGWRIGYGAGSKALIKAMTIIQSQSTSNPCSISQAAAVEALNGVQGYIAQNALNFEKKRDLALSILQRVKYFECYKPEGAFYLFIKCDKIFGAKTKSGKVINNSNDFGEYLLEEAKVAVVPGIAFGLEGYFRISYATSMEELEEACLRIEQACNSIASLRGDV, from the coding sequence ATGTCAATTATTTCTACGCGATTAAATGCTATAAAACCGTCCCCTACTCTTGCAGTTGTTAGGAAAACGCTTGAGCTTAAAAGAGCGGGCATTGATATTATTGCACTTGGGGCAGGTGAGCCTGATTTTGATACGCCTGATAATATCAAAGAAGCGGCGATCAAAGCTATTAAAGATGGGTTTACTAAATATACAAACGTTGAGGGGATACCAGCTTTAAAAGAAGCAATACAAGCTAAATTTAAACGAGAAAATAATATAGATTATGATCTTGATGAAATAATAGTTAGCACCGGCGGCAAGCAAGTTATATATAATTTATTTATGGCATCTTTAAATAAAGACGATGAGGTTATTATTCCTGCTCCTTATTGGGTGTCCTATCCAGATATGGTTTTACTTGCTGAAGGTACTCCGGTTTTTGCAAATTGTGGTATTGAAAGTAACTTTAAACTAAGCGGTGAGGCTTTAGAGCAGTTAATTACACCTAAAACTAAATGGCTTATTATTAATTCGCCTAGTAATCCAACAGGTGCAAGCTATAGCCATTCAGAGTTAGAAAATATTGCTGAAATTCTAAGAAAGCATCCGCATGTAAACGTCATGTCTGATGATATTTATGAGCATATTACTTTTGATGGTTTTAAATTTTATACTTTAGCAGAAATAGCACCTGATTTAAAAGATCGGATATTTACTGTTAATGGCGTATCAAAAGCATATTCTATGACAGGTTGGCGTATAGGTTATGGTGCAGGTTCGAAAGCTTTAATCAAAGCTATGACTATTATTCAGTCACAAAGTACTTCAAACCCGTGTTCAATAAGCCAAGCAGCAGCCGTTGAGGCATTAAATGGCGTGCAAGGCTATATTGCACAAAATGCTTTAAATTTTGAGAAAAAACGTGATCTTGCTTTATCGATTTTACAAAGAGTGAAATATTTTGAATGCTATAAACCTGAGGGGGCTTTTTACTTATTTATTAAATGTGATAAGATTTTTGGAGCTAAAACTAAATCAGGAAAAGTAATTAATAATAGTAATGATTTCGGTGAATATTTACTTGAAGAAGCAAAAGTCGCTGTAGTCCCTGGTATTGCTTTTGGCTTAGAGGGATATTTCAGGATTTCCTATGCTACTTCTATGGAAGAGCTGGAAGAGGCTTGTTTGCGGATTGAGCAGGCTTGTAATTCTATAGCGTCATTGCGAGGAGATGTGTAA
- a CDS encoding Txe/YoeB family addiction module toxin, translated as MTKIIWTLNATKDLEYWKKYDIKKYKRIKLLVKNIQETPFSGIGKPEPLKYSMTNLWSRRITHEHRLVYSIDDIEIIIYSCRFHYKK; from the coding sequence ATGACTAAAATTATATGGACATTAAATGCAACAAAGGACTTAGAATATTGGAAAAAATATGACATTAAAAAATATAAACGGATTAAACTCTTAGTAAAAAATATTCAGGAAACACCATTTAGTGGTATAGGTAAGCCAGAGCCTTTAAAATACTCAATGACTAATTTATGGTCTCGAAGAATTACTCATGAACATAGATTAGTATACTCTATTGATGATATAGAAATTATAATATACTCTTGTAGATTTCATTATAAAAAGTAA
- a CDS encoding methyltransferase domain-containing protein, with the protein MLSKIKDKIKHFCLTIINIPNFIKNKILEFKKYLNDCKYKMNHLSETNYELGLEHLYRGNLNDALLRFKLVDNFFSPNNSRVYYQLGWTYFLKNDYPKAIKYLEKSNEKYKTIFVNFLKNYKNATEIPVEIWGKYRDLTAKNYPSIFNNDKNIHLPYRFVNESLKQITDLPDDYSILELGSNIGLVGYELEKRFPESFTLTAVEISNLMNDIQEEYYANLKIYDQIYNVSISEFLKQNSNKFDIILSFCGLTFTRDLSTYFNAIYSSLNKDGYFSFCLPTNSDTHFSIKRKEFIFNLNEINNILQKNNFVILTSEEIILAENNKYGIIICKKTENKS; encoded by the coding sequence ATGCTTAGTAAAATAAAGGATAAAATCAAACATTTTTGCTTAACGATAATAAATATACCAAATTTTATTAAAAACAAAATTCTAGAATTTAAAAAATATTTAAATGATTGTAAATATAAAATGAATCATTTAAGTGAAACCAATTATGAGCTTGGACTTGAACATTTATATAGAGGTAATTTAAACGATGCATTACTTAGATTTAAATTAGTCGATAACTTTTTTAGTCCTAATAATTCTAGAGTATATTACCAATTAGGTTGGACTTATTTTTTAAAAAATGACTATCCAAAAGCCATAAAATATTTAGAAAAATCAAATGAAAAATATAAAACAATTTTTGTAAATTTTTTGAAAAATTATAAAAATGCTACCGAAATACCTGTGGAAATTTGGGGAAAATACAGGGACTTAACTGCAAAAAATTATCCAAGTATTTTTAACAATGATAAAAATATTCATTTGCCTTATAGATTTGTGAATGAGAGCTTGAAGCAAATAACTGACCTGCCAGATGATTATTCTATCTTAGAGCTTGGTAGTAATATAGGACTTGTCGGATACGAATTAGAAAAGCGTTTTCCAGAAAGCTTTACTTTAACAGCTGTAGAAATTTCTAATTTAATGAATGATATTCAAGAAGAATATTATGCTAACCTTAAAATTTATGATCAGATATATAATGTTTCCATAAGTGAGTTTCTGAAACAAAATTCAAATAAATTTGATATTATTTTAAGCTTTTGTGGATTAACTTTTACTAGAGATCTTTCTACATATTTCAATGCAATATATTCATCGCTTAACAAAGATGGGTATTTTTCTTTTTGTTTACCTACTAATTCGGATACGCATTTTTCAATAAAACGTAAAGAATTTATTTTTAATTTAAATGAAATAAATAATATTTTACAAAAAAATAATTTCGTTATATTAACTTCTGAAGAAATAATACTAGCGGAAAATAATAAATACGGTATTATTATTTGTAAGAAAACTGAAAATAAATCATGA
- a CDS encoding type II toxin-antitoxin system Phd/YefM family antitoxin yields the protein MKHVQYRYFMKSISSSSFRKNLSTVFDTVERDHIPYLVKRRNHTNLIIITEEEYESTKETLYLLSNPANAEWLQESIEQAKRKEFVEVNLDD from the coding sequence ATGAAACATGTACAATATAGGTATTTTATGAAATCAATTAGTAGTTCTTCATTTAGAAAGAATCTAAGCACTGTCTTTGATACGGTGGAACGTGACCATATCCCTTATCTCGTAAAAAGAAGAAACCATACAAATCTTATTATTATAACAGAAGAAGAGTATGAATCTACAAAAGAAACATTATATTTATTATCTAATCCAGCTAATGCTGAATGGCTGCAAGAATCCATTGAACAAGCAAAAAGAAAGGAGTTCGTTGAAGTTAATTTAGATGACTAA
- a CDS encoding type II toxin-antitoxin system HicB family antitoxin: MTKNDFISYKGYFGSVHFNASEEIFFGKIEFIRDLVSYEASDAKTLIKSFYEAVDSYLEDCNILGKAPDKPFKGSFNVRIDPELHKEVSLYAMQHGDSLNGIVKKALNEYIKCLTACFMTLLRKV, from the coding sequence ATGACAAAAAACGATTTTATAAGTTATAAAGGTTATTTTGGGTCAGTGCATTTTAATGCTTCGGAAGAAATATTTTTTGGTAAAATAGAATTTATAAGAGATTTAGTAAGTTACGAAGCCTCAGATGCTAAAACTTTAATAAAATCATTTTATGAAGCCGTGGATAGTTATCTAGAAGATTGTAATATATTAGGTAAAGCTCCGGATAAACCTTTCAAAGGCAGTTTTAATGTTAGAATTGATCCTGAGTTACATAAAGAAGTAAGTTTATATGCTATGCAACATGGTGATAGTTTAAACGGAATAGTTAAAAAAGCTTTAAACGAATATATTAAGTGCCTAACTGCTTGCTTTATGACACTTCTAAGAAAAGTATAG
- the obgE gene encoding GTPase ObgE, with product MNFIDEVKIYIKGGNGGNGCVSFHREKFIDRGGPDGGDGGRGGSIIFRSNHHLNTLVNYRYKQHFIADSGENGKGSNKSGKSGKSLTLDVPIGTQIFAEDSDILLHDFTEDDRTFEIIKGGNGGLGNSHFKTSVNQAPRHRTEGEIAEEMWVQLSLKLLSDVGLVGLPNAGKSTFLSVVSAAKPKIADYPFTTLVPNLGVVYIDDEEFVIADIPGLIEGASQGHGLGDKFLKHIERCNVLIHLIDGSSEDVVADYNIVRTELESYSDYLKDKTQIICLNKIDVLTDEEIKEKTTQLQKITGKEIFPISTYTNTGITKIIKLALQTIKD from the coding sequence ATGAATTTTATTGATGAAGTTAAGATATATATAAAAGGTGGGAATGGTGGCAATGGTTGCGTTAGTTTCCACCGTGAAAAATTTATTGACCGAGGTGGTCCTGATGGTGGTGACGGCGGACGTGGCGGTAGTATTATTTTTAGAAGCAATCACCATCTTAATACGCTAGTAAATTATAGATATAAGCAGCATTTTATTGCAGATAGTGGTGAAAATGGTAAAGGCTCAAATAAAAGCGGTAAATCGGGTAAATCTTTAACTCTTGATGTGCCGATCGGTACACAAATTTTTGCAGAAGATAGCGATATATTGCTGCATGATTTTACCGAAGATGATCGGACTTTTGAAATAATTAAAGGCGGAAATGGCGGTCTTGGTAATAGCCATTTCAAAACATCAGTCAATCAAGCACCAAGACATAGAACAGAGGGCGAAATTGCTGAAGAAATGTGGGTTCAGCTAAGCCTAAAGCTGCTTTCCGATGTTGGGCTTGTGGGTTTGCCTAATGCCGGTAAATCTACCTTTTTATCAGTAGTATCGGCAGCTAAACCTAAAATTGCCGATTATCCTTTCACTACTTTAGTGCCGAATCTTGGAGTAGTATATATTGATGATGAAGAGTTTGTTATAGCCGATATTCCAGGCTTAATAGAGGGAGCTAGTCAAGGTCATGGCTTGGGCGATAAATTCCTAAAGCATATTGAAAGATGTAACGTGCTGATTCATTTAATAGATGGCAGTAGCGAAGACGTTGTTGCTGATTATAATATAGTACGCACAGAACTTGAATCTTATTCAGATTATTTAAAAGATAAAACCCAAATTATTTGCCTTAATAAAATCGATGTTTTAACTGATGAGGAAATAAAAGAAAAAACAACTCAGTTGCAAAAAATCACCGGTAAAGAAATTTTCCCTATCTCTACCTATACCAATACTGGTATCACAAAAATAATCAAACTAGCCCTTCAGACTATTAAGGATTAA
- a CDS encoding phospholipid-binding protein MlaC: MQKIITSLFLLIFTFSSYADDNAPAGLNDYVTNLVNEASTTLNNPNLSQDAKVTKARELMHNNLDFDWMARYTLGRNGVQTLSKEQIAKFTEVYSKYVTKAYTDLIKDYKGEKPQVTGVRVLSPKDSMVSMNINNKGQDIKVEYLVRKMENGKFKVSDVITEGVSLIGAQQQDFTSTLKDQGFDALVQSLQSRS, translated from the coding sequence ATGCAAAAAATTATTACTAGCTTATTTTTATTGATTTTTACATTTTCTTCTTATGCAGACGATAATGCCCCCGCAGGTTTAAATGATTATGTTACTAACTTAGTAAATGAAGCTTCTACTACCTTAAATAATCCTAACCTATCCCAAGATGCAAAAGTTACCAAAGCACGTGAACTAATGCACAATAATCTAGATTTTGATTGGATGGCTAGGTATACATTAGGACGTAACGGGGTACAAACTTTATCTAAGGAACAAATCGCAAAGTTTACAGAAGTTTATTCTAAATATGTTACTAAAGCTTATACTGATCTAATAAAAGATTACAAAGGTGAAAAGCCTCAAGTAACAGGAGTGCGTGTTTTAAGCCCAAAAGATTCTATGGTTAGCATGAATATTAATAATAAAGGACAGGATATTAAAGTAGAATATTTAGTGCGTAAAATGGAAAATGGAAAATTCAAAGTTTCCGACGTTATTACAGAAGGTGTAAGTCTTATTGGTGCTCAACAACAAGATTTTACTTCGACTTTAAAAGACCAAGGTTTTGATGCTTTAGTGCAAAGCCTACAAAGCCGTTCATAA
- a CDS encoding uracil-DNA glycosylase family protein translates to MNNTFKWLNAIGVEYYCSEHPPKLKVSDNIKPVEKPQAKPTPQKEIGFNMNDKTHDNISLARSLADKANNIAELKESLLNFNGCELKKLATNTVFGDGNPAAKIMLIGEAPGSNEDLKGIPFCGESGNLLDNMLRAIGISRKDNAYITNTVFWRPPANRQPTLEEVDICRPFVEKHIALVNPKLIILVGSTAATSLLGKNAGITKIRQEYYFYTNKYLTAPIQTTAIFHPAYLLRQPSQKRTSWYDLLKIKDYLESKNLVTG, encoded by the coding sequence ATGAATAATACATTTAAATGGCTAAATGCAATTGGGGTTGAATATTATTGCTCAGAGCATCCGCCAAAATTAAAAGTAAGTGATAATATCAAACCGGTCGAAAAGCCACAAGCAAAACCTACGCCTCAAAAAGAAATCGGGTTTAATATGAACGATAAAACACATGATAATATAAGCCTTGCAAGATCACTTGCCGATAAAGCAAATAATATAGCAGAACTAAAAGAATCTCTACTAAATTTTAATGGCTGTGAGCTGAAGAAGTTAGCGACTAATACTGTATTTGGTGATGGTAATCCGGCAGCTAAGATCATGTTAATAGGTGAAGCTCCTGGCAGTAATGAGGATTTAAAAGGTATACCATTTTGTGGTGAGAGCGGTAATTTACTTGATAACATGCTGCGTGCAATCGGGATTTCACGAAAAGATAATGCTTATATTACCAATACAGTGTTTTGGCGTCCTCCTGCTAATAGACAGCCGACTTTAGAGGAAGTAGATATTTGTAGACCTTTTGTTGAGAAACATATTGCTTTAGTTAACCCAAAACTCATTATTTTAGTTGGTAGCACTGCTGCAACTAGTCTACTTGGGAAAAATGCCGGTATTACTAAAATTAGACAAGAATATTATTTTTACACCAATAAATATCTAACCGCTCCTATCCAGACTACGGCAATTTTCCACCCCGCCTATTTACTCCGCCAACCTAGCCAAAAACGCACCTCTTGGTATGATTTGCTAAAGATCAAAGATTATCTTGAAAGTAAGAATTTGGTAACTGGTTAA